A single genomic interval of Spirochaetota bacterium harbors:
- a CDS encoding PilZ domain-containing protein, which translates to MYSTETQSNILKFFISSENEILVILDDLKIKAKILKVDDVYFYLKMSIDIELQKLPYGINCLLPYGKDLFFFNSEIVKFENGEACCVLPANIIKKHYREYERYNVEGILFASLNIIKEIDDKEFINRFPKSVRSIFKEGLQNISYEQVVNEIVTNLNNEFGEVLFIDEFSQLPWLKYCRNDKIGLVAQSTDPKDLLEPIEVYRFATYGHFLEPNKRNLFDNEVKMFINYHTSKGFKSYVYVPIFVVDTLLGYLMICDHKPINLKDYKDILKLMKVLGMVDLIEQFFCYNRFFVINEHRDYPIPVIDISFGGIKIKIDKHISYFVNIGDMIKVYFRIGPKFFEVLGEVIRVSYENNSFVSAIKFMNMDKDSFSYIRKWFSSFKRW; encoded by the coding sequence ATGTATAGCACTGAAACTCAATCTAATATACTTAAGTTCTTCATCTCCTCCGAGAACGAGATCCTAGTGATACTAGATGACCTCAAAATAAAAGCAAAAATATTAAAAGTTGATGATGTATATTTCTACCTCAAGATGTCAATAGACATAGAACTGCAGAAACTACCTTATGGTATAAATTGTCTTCTACCATATGGTAAGGATTTATTTTTTTTCAACTCCGAAATAGTAAAGTTTGAAAATGGTGAAGCGTGTTGCGTCCTACCAGCAAACATAATCAAAAAGCACTACAGAGAGTATGAGAGGTATAATGTTGAAGGAATACTTTTTGCGAGCCTAAACATAATAAAGGAGATAGATGATAAAGAATTCATAAATCGGTTTCCTAAATCCGTTAGAAGCATTTTCAAAGAAGGGCTACAGAATATAAGTTATGAACAAGTCGTTAATGAAATAGTTACCAACCTTAACAACGAGTTTGGAGAAGTTCTATTCATAGACGAATTTTCACAGTTACCTTGGCTTAAGTATTGTAGAAACGACAAAATAGGCCTGGTAGCACAAAGCACTGACCCCAAAGACCTTTTAGAACCTATAGAAGTTTATCGCTTTGCAACTTACGGTCACTTTCTGGAACCAAACAAGAGAAATTTGTTTGACAACGAAGTTAAGATGTTTATCAACTACCACACATCAAAGGGCTTTAAATCCTACGTATATGTACCAATATTCGTAGTTGATACACTACTCGGATACCTTATGATATGCGATCACAAACCTATAAACCTAAAGGACTATAAGGATATCTTAAAACTTATGAAAGTTTTAGGGATGGTTGACCTTATAGAACAGTTTTTTTGCTACAACAGGTTCTTCGTCATTAATGAGCACAGAGATTACCCTATTCCAGTGATTGATATAAGTTTTGGTGGTATCAAGATAAAGATAGATAAACATATATCATACTTTGTAAACATTGGAGATATGATAAAGGTATATTTCAGAATAGGACCAAAGTTCTTTGAAGTACTTGGTGAGGTAATTAGAGTGTCTTATGAGAATAACAGTTTCGTTTCTGCTATAAAATTTATGAACATGGACAAGGATAGTTTTTCATACATAAGGAAATGGTTCAGTAGTTTCAAAAGGTGGTAG
- a CDS encoding Crp/Fnr family transcriptional regulator has product MEKTDSFEVRFKEGDIIFCEFEPGEEMYVIKEGKVRITKIQNNKEKTIDIIGPGEIFGEMALIDNDKRTATIIAETDVVLIRVDRNNFETLAKNNPPWALKLLKNFSRRIYDAKRKLRILSIKDYDTRVLETLIMLSEGIAKENEKIVSLNANVEDIAHWTGISPKEAEEILNRYVKMGKISIDKEGIKINNINDLKRLSQNKQKLYET; this is encoded by the coding sequence ATGGAAAAAACAGACTCGTTTGAGGTCAGGTTCAAAGAAGGAGATATAATATTCTGCGAGTTTGAACCGGGAGAGGAAATGTATGTCATAAAGGAAGGTAAAGTTAGGATAACCAAAATACAGAATAACAAAGAGAAAACTATTGACATAATAGGACCCGGTGAGATATTCGGTGAGATGGCTCTGATTGATAACGACAAAAGAACTGCAACCATAATAGCAGAAACCGATGTTGTTCTGATTAGAGTTGATAGGAACAATTTTGAAACACTAGCCAAAAACAATCCACCATGGGCTCTTAAACTACTAAAAAACTTCTCAAGGAGGATATACGATGCTAAAAGAAAGCTAAGGATCCTAAGCATAAAAGATTACGATACTAGAGTCCTTGAAACACTCATAATGCTTTCAGAAGGTATCGCTAAAGAAAACGAAAAGATTGTTAGTCTGAATGCAAATGTTGAAGATATAGCGCATTGGACAGGCATATCACCCAAGGAAGCCGAAGAAATACTCAATAGGTATGTAAAAATGGGAAAGATTTCTATTGACAAAGAAGGTATAAAGATAAATAACATAAACGACCTAAAGAGACTCTCACAGAATAAACAAAAACTCTATGAGACATAA
- the mtnA gene encoding S-methyl-5-thioribose-1-phosphate isomerase has product MKVIEYDKGVLKLIDQRFLPVEERYFECRTLEDVVYAIKEMVVRGAPLISISAAYGVCVGLYQYKNASKIDYIFSSLRNARPTAYNIFAILDRIEKKIKNSGFKTIGELIKIVEEEAKNIHEEDRELCNRIARNGVKVLSENANVITICNTGMLATGGIGTALGVVYEGYRLGKIGRVYVLETRPLLQGARLTMYELMENNVPSTLITDNMIAFLFSREKVDVALVGADRIVRNGDTANKIGTYNLAVICNHFKIPFYVVAPYTTIDLELEDGSQIPIEERKVEEVKFFRQQQTAPMEAEVWNPAFDITPSELITGIITDKGIFKPNEISKIAVNQF; this is encoded by the coding sequence ATGAAGGTTATTGAATATGACAAAGGTGTTTTAAAACTCATTGACCAAAGGTTTTTGCCTGTGGAGGAGAGATACTTTGAGTGTAGGACACTTGAAGATGTTGTTTATGCTATAAAGGAGATGGTTGTTCGTGGAGCACCACTGATATCTATATCAGCAGCTTATGGTGTTTGTGTTGGTTTATATCAATATAAAAATGCTAGTAAAATTGATTATATATTCTCATCGCTAAGAAACGCAAGACCAACAGCATATAATATCTTCGCAATTCTTGACAGGATTGAAAAAAAGATAAAGAATTCGGGTTTCAAAACAATAGGCGAGCTAATAAAAATCGTTGAAGAAGAAGCAAAGAATATTCACGAGGAAGATAGAGAGTTGTGTAATAGAATTGCTAGGAATGGAGTTAAAGTTCTATCTGAAAATGCGAATGTTATAACGATATGTAATACAGGTATGCTTGCTACTGGTGGTATTGGGACTGCTTTGGGAGTAGTGTATGAAGGATATAGGCTTGGGAAGATAGGTAGAGTATACGTTCTTGAGACAAGACCGCTTCTACAAGGTGCTCGTCTTACGATGTATGAGCTTATGGAAAATAATGTTCCTTCTACTTTGATTACAGACAATATGATAGCCTTTCTTTTCTCAAGAGAAAAGGTGGATGTTGCATTGGTTGGTGCTGACAGGATTGTTAGGAATGGCGATACTGCTAACAAAATTGGGACATATAATCTAGCAGTGATATGTAATCACTTTAAGATACCGTTCTATGTTGTAGCACCATACACTACGATAGACCTTGAACTTGAAGATGGATCGCAGATACCTATTGAGGAGAGAAAGGTGGAAGAGGTTAAATTTTTTAGACAACAGCAAACAGCGCCTATGGAAGCAGAGGTTTGGAATCCTGCGTTTGATATTACTCCTTCGGAACTCATAACAGGAATAATAACAGATAAAGGTATCTTCAAACCAAATGAGATTTCAAAAATTGCTGTTAATCAATTTTAG